The nucleotide window AGCGGCACCAGTTCTCCTCAGGTCCCTATCGCGGCGGGCGGGGCGCACCGCCGCATCTGTGAAACGTGGTGTCGCTGTGAACCAAGGGGTCCATGGTTCCCAGCGCGGGGAAAACTAGCGGCCAACGGAGCTTTCGGCAACGTGGGGGCCGCATGATCACCGTAGAGTGACCGACCCGTCAGTCAGTCACCGGGCAGGCAGGACGGCCCGGCAGTCGACCAACACGCGGTCCGCGGCGGCCCGCAGCGCGGCCACGTCGGGGCCGGCCGAGAGCACTTCCCGGGAGTACGACGGGAGCACCGAGGCGAGGCTCGAACCGAAGACGGTACGCAGATCGGCTGCGCCGGCACCCTGCGCGCCGAGCCCCGGAGCGAGCAGTGGGCCCCCCACACCGGAGAGGTCGTGACCGGTGTCACCGATGGTCGCGCCGACCACCAGACCGAAGCTCCCGAGCGGAGACGCACCCATGTTGAGCTGGGAAATCTCGTCGATCACGGTCTGCGCCACGGTGCGACCGTCGGCCGTGACGGCCCGCTGCACGGCCGCGCCCTCGGGGTTGGAGGTGAGGGCCAGCACGAACACCCCGCCGCCGTGCTCGGCGGCCAGCTCGAACATCGGCGCCAGCGAACCGACCCCGAGGTAGGGGCTCGCGGTGACCGCGTCGACATACATGGGGCTGGATGGGTCGAGATACGCGGCGGCGTACGCGCTCACCGTCGAGCCGATGTCGCCGCGCTTGACGTCGAGCAGAACGAGCGAACCGGCATCGC belongs to Micromonospora ureilytica and includes:
- the pyrF gene encoding orotidine-5'-phosphate decarboxylase, translated to MESFGTRLHRAVIERGPLCVGIDPHPGLLAQWGLPDDVHGLDRFSRTVVEALGDRVAVVKPQSAFFERFGSRGVAILESTIRQLRDAGSLVLLDVKRGDIGSTVSAYAAAYLDPSSPMYVDAVTASPYLGVGSLAPMFELAAEHGGGVFVLALTSNPEGAAVQRAVTADGRTVAQTVIDEISQLNMGASPLGSFGLVVGATIGDTGHDLSGVGGPLLAPGLGAQGAGAADLRTVFGSSLASVLPSYSREVLSAGPDVAALRAAADRVLVDCRAVLPAR